A DNA window from Micromonospora inyonensis contains the following coding sequences:
- the trpC gene encoding indole-3-glycerol phosphate synthase TrpC: MLDEILAGVREDVARRQEQIPLERIRELAAAAPPPLDAYAALRRPGVAVIAEVKRSSPSRGQLAEIADPADLAGEYAAGGARAISVLTEGRWFGGSLDDLAAVRAAVNVPVLRKDFVVSSYQVHEARAHGADLVLLIVAALEQNALVGLLERIESLGMTALVEVHDEEEADRALEAGAQVIGVNARDLRTLEVDRSVFERIAPGLPSSVVKIAESGVRGPHDLIRYASAGADAVLVGEGLVTQKSPREAVSELVNAGNHPATPRPVR, encoded by the coding sequence GTGCTCGACGAGATCCTGGCCGGCGTACGTGAGGACGTCGCCCGCCGGCAGGAGCAGATCCCGCTGGAGCGGATCCGCGAACTCGCCGCCGCCGCCCCACCACCGCTGGACGCGTACGCGGCCCTGCGGCGGCCCGGCGTGGCGGTGATCGCCGAGGTGAAACGGTCCTCGCCGTCACGCGGGCAACTCGCCGAGATCGCCGACCCCGCCGACCTGGCGGGGGAGTACGCCGCCGGCGGCGCCCGGGCGATCAGCGTGCTCACCGAGGGGCGCTGGTTCGGCGGGTCGCTGGACGACCTGGCCGCCGTGCGGGCCGCGGTGAACGTCCCGGTCCTGCGCAAGGACTTCGTGGTCTCCAGTTACCAGGTCCACGAGGCGCGGGCGCACGGCGCCGACCTGGTGCTGCTGATCGTCGCGGCGCTGGAGCAGAACGCCCTGGTCGGGCTCCTGGAGCGGATCGAGTCGCTCGGGATGACCGCGCTGGTCGAGGTGCACGACGAGGAGGAGGCCGACCGGGCCCTGGAGGCCGGTGCCCAGGTGATCGGGGTCAACGCCCGCGACCTGCGCACCCTGGAGGTCGACCGGTCGGTGTTCGAGCGGATCGCGCCGGGCCTGCCCAGCAGCGTGGTCAAGATCGCCGAGTCCGGCGTGCGCGGCCCGCACGACCTCATCCGGTACGCCTCGGCCGGGGCGGACGCCGTCCTGGTCGGCGAGGGCCTGGTCACCCAGAAGAGCCCCCGCGAGGCGGTGTCGGAGTTGGTCAACGCCGGCAACCACCCGGCCACCCCACGTCCGGTGCGCTGA
- the trpB gene encoding tryptophan synthase subunit beta — translation MSANAQPGAAGLLPDPTGHFGRFGGRFVPEALVAALDELDAAYRHAMTDETFLAEFDALLRDYAGTPSRLYAANRFSAKVGARVLLKREDLNHTGAHKVRNVLGQALLTRRMGKTRVIAETGAGQHGVATATAAALFDLECVVYMGEVDTERQALNVARMRMLGATVVPVTNGSRTLKDAMNEAMRDWVANVDDTHYLIGTAAGPHPFPAMVRDFVRGIGEEARQQCLDLTGALPDAVAACVGGGSNAIGVFHAFVTDPDVRLYGFEAGGEGVRTGRHAASITGGTSGVLHGTRTYVLQDADGQTIESHSISAGLDYPGVGPEHAWLHDSGRATYEPVTDDEAMAAFELLCRTEGIIPAIESAHALAGAMKIAPRLAAELGREPVIVVNLSGRGDKDVHTAGGYFGILDRE, via the coding sequence ATGAGCGCCAACGCGCAGCCCGGCGCGGCCGGTCTGCTCCCCGACCCGACCGGCCACTTCGGCCGGTTCGGTGGCCGGTTCGTCCCCGAGGCGCTCGTCGCCGCGCTGGACGAACTGGACGCGGCGTACCGGCACGCGATGACCGACGAGACCTTCCTCGCCGAGTTCGACGCGTTGCTGCGTGACTACGCCGGCACCCCGTCCCGGCTCTACGCGGCGAACCGGTTCTCCGCCAAGGTCGGCGCGCGGGTGCTGCTTAAGCGGGAGGACCTCAACCACACCGGGGCGCACAAGGTGCGCAACGTGCTCGGTCAGGCGCTGCTCACCCGACGGATGGGCAAGACCCGGGTGATCGCCGAGACCGGCGCCGGGCAGCACGGCGTGGCCACCGCCACCGCCGCCGCCCTGTTCGACCTGGAGTGCGTCGTCTACATGGGTGAGGTCGACACCGAGCGGCAGGCGTTGAACGTCGCCCGGATGCGGATGCTCGGCGCCACCGTCGTTCCGGTCACCAACGGCTCGCGCACCCTCAAGGACGCGATGAACGAGGCGATGCGCGACTGGGTCGCCAACGTCGACGACACCCACTACCTGATCGGCACCGCCGCCGGCCCGCACCCGTTCCCGGCGATGGTCCGGGACTTCGTCCGGGGCATCGGCGAGGAGGCCCGGCAGCAGTGCCTCGACCTCACCGGGGCGCTGCCCGACGCGGTCGCCGCCTGTGTCGGCGGGGGCTCCAACGCCATCGGCGTCTTCCACGCCTTCGTCACCGACCCGGACGTCCGGCTCTACGGCTTCGAGGCCGGCGGCGAGGGCGTCCGGACCGGCCGGCACGCCGCCAGCATCACCGGCGGTACGTCCGGCGTGCTCCACGGCACCCGGACCTACGTCCTCCAGGACGCCGACGGGCAGACCATCGAGTCGCACTCGATCTCCGCCGGCCTGGACTACCCGGGCGTCGGGCCGGAGCACGCATGGCTGCACGACAGCGGCCGGGCGACGTACGAGCCGGTCACCGACGACGAGGCGATGGCCGCGTTCGAGCTGCTCTGCCGCACCGAGGGGATCATCCCGGCGATCGAGAGCGCGCACGCCCTGGCCGGCGCGATGAAGATCGCCCCCCGGCTCGCGGCCGAGCTGGGCCGGGAGCCGGTTATCGTGGTCAACCTCTCCGGCCGGGGCGACAAGGACGTCCACACGGCCGGCGGGTACTTCGGCATCCTCGACAGGGAGTGA
- the trpA gene encoding tryptophan synthase subunit alpha — translation MSRIGVAFDKARAEGRALLIGCMPAGFPTVEGSIAAMTAMAEAGVDVIEVEIPYSDPVMDGPVIQKASDIALAGGVRTADTLRIVEAVAATGAPVVTMTYWNPVEQYGVDAFARDLAAAGGTGLITPDLIPDEADEWLAASDAHGLDRTFLVSPSSTDARLAMTVGHCRGFVYATAVMGVTGARAQTSEAAPTLVARVRAVTPDLPVGVGLGVGTGAQAGTVGGYADGVIVGSALIRCLLDAPDRATGLAALRTLSAELAEGVRTR, via the coding sequence ATGAGCCGGATCGGGGTCGCCTTCGACAAGGCGCGCGCGGAGGGCCGGGCCCTGCTGATCGGCTGCATGCCGGCCGGCTTCCCGACGGTCGAGGGGAGCATCGCGGCGATGACCGCGATGGCCGAGGCGGGCGTCGACGTCATCGAGGTGGAGATCCCGTACTCCGATCCGGTGATGGACGGGCCGGTGATCCAGAAGGCCAGCGACATCGCCCTCGCCGGTGGCGTGCGGACCGCGGACACGCTGCGGATCGTCGAGGCCGTCGCGGCCACCGGCGCGCCGGTGGTGACGATGACCTACTGGAACCCGGTCGAGCAGTACGGTGTGGACGCCTTCGCCCGGGACCTCGCCGCCGCCGGCGGCACCGGCCTGATCACGCCGGACCTGATCCCGGACGAGGCCGACGAGTGGCTGGCCGCCTCCGACGCGCACGGCCTGGACCGCACGTTCCTGGTGTCGCCCTCCTCCACCGACGCGCGGCTGGCGATGACCGTCGGACACTGCCGGGGCTTCGTCTACGCCACCGCCGTCATGGGCGTGACCGGTGCCCGGGCGCAAACCTCCGAGGCCGCGCCGACCCTGGTCGCCCGGGTCCGTGCGGTCACCCCCGACCTGCCGGTCGGGGTCGGGCTCGGCGTGGGCACCGGCGCGCAGGCCGGCACCGTCGGCGGGTACGCCGACGGCGTGATCGTGGGCAGCGCGCTGATCCGCTGCCTGCTCGACGCCCCCGACCGGGCCACCGGCCTGGCCGCGCTGCGCACCCTCTCCGCCGAACTGGCCGAGGGCGTCCGGACCCGCTGA
- a CDS encoding NUDIX hydrolase codes for MRSLTWAVAAVVTDDAGRVLLCRQGRRTARWALPGGRSRPDESPGQAIVRDVYAETGLTVEVVDLVGIYHLPSAPVLPPAGRAGPRPDVLVHVLRARVRDAAPAGVPGEGCRLSWHDPCGLPEAVTPVTRCAVADATAGRSGVLREVAPHPGPGLPTARPGEPAPVTPRASGEASADDTAHPAEVA; via the coding sequence ATGAGGTCGCTCACCTGGGCTGTCGCGGCGGTCGTCACCGACGACGCCGGGCGGGTGCTGCTCTGCCGGCAGGGCCGGCGGACGGCACGGTGGGCGCTGCCGGGTGGCCGGTCCCGCCCCGACGAGAGCCCGGGTCAGGCGATCGTGCGCGACGTGTACGCCGAAACCGGCCTGACCGTCGAGGTCGTGGATCTCGTCGGGATCTACCACCTGCCCTCGGCACCGGTCCTGCCGCCGGCCGGGCGGGCCGGCCCACGGCCGGACGTTCTGGTGCACGTGCTCCGGGCCCGGGTCCGGGACGCCGCCCCGGCTGGCGTACCGGGCGAGGGTTGCCGGTTGTCCTGGCACGACCCCTGCGGCTTGCCGGAGGCGGTCACCCCGGTCACCCGCTGCGCCGTGGCCGACGCGACGGCTGGCCGCTCCGGCGTGCTCCGCGAGGTGGCACCGCACCCCGGTCCCGGACTGCCCACGGCCCGCCCGGGAGAGCCGGCACCGGTCACCCCCCGCGCCAGCGGGGAAGCGTCCGCCGACGACACCGCACACCCGGCGGAGGTTGCGTGA
- the lgt gene encoding prolipoprotein diacylglyceryl transferase: MNLASLTPQAALPSPSTAVWQLGPVPIRAYALCIVAGIVVACLVTEYRLRRRGVAPGAVLDIAVWAVPAGIIGARIYHVITSPGKYFGTGGDPLAAFAIWEGGLGIWGAVAGGAVGAWLAARQLGIPFAVVADALAPGLPLAQAVGRFGNWFNNELYGGRTTLPWGLEIHRMDPDIPGRALRDEAGQPILEPGLYHPTFAYEALWNVGVALLVLAVDRRFRLGRGRAFALYVMGYTAGRFWIELMRTDEATEILGVRLNVWTSVLVFLGALAYFLRARGPREYLVPIPADAPAAVTDGGNVSQRDLSRTETSSDLAAPRGYRVVAEEQFRAYRETGTLPDGPAGTDGPAPEPEPAGGRRGVDSSPDTDAGPRSTDRDS, from the coding sequence GTGAATCTCGCCTCGCTGACACCCCAGGCGGCCCTGCCCAGCCCCAGCACCGCCGTCTGGCAGCTCGGTCCGGTGCCGATCCGGGCGTATGCGCTGTGCATCGTCGCCGGGATCGTGGTGGCCTGTCTGGTCACCGAGTACCGGCTACGTCGCCGGGGGGTGGCTCCGGGCGCGGTGTTGGACATCGCGGTCTGGGCCGTACCGGCGGGCATCATCGGAGCGCGGATCTACCACGTGATCACATCTCCGGGGAAGTACTTCGGCACCGGTGGCGACCCGCTGGCGGCCTTCGCCATCTGGGAGGGCGGCCTCGGCATCTGGGGCGCCGTCGCCGGTGGCGCGGTCGGCGCGTGGCTCGCCGCCCGCCAGCTCGGCATCCCGTTCGCCGTGGTGGCCGACGCCCTCGCCCCCGGGCTGCCGCTGGCCCAGGCGGTGGGACGGTTCGGCAACTGGTTCAACAACGAGCTCTACGGTGGCCGGACCACCCTCCCCTGGGGGCTGGAGATCCACCGGATGGACCCGGACATCCCCGGCCGGGCACTGCGCGACGAGGCCGGCCAGCCGATCCTCGAACCGGGCCTCTACCACCCGACCTTCGCCTACGAGGCGCTCTGGAACGTGGGCGTCGCCCTGCTGGTCCTCGCCGTCGACCGCCGGTTCCGGCTGGGGCGGGGCCGGGCGTTCGCCCTCTACGTGATGGGTTACACCGCCGGCCGGTTCTGGATCGAGCTGATGCGGACCGACGAGGCCACCGAGATCCTCGGCGTCCGGCTCAACGTCTGGACCTCGGTGCTGGTCTTCCTCGGCGCGCTGGCCTACTTCCTGCGGGCCCGGGGCCCCCGCGAGTACCTGGTGCCGATCCCGGCCGACGCGCCGGCCGCGGTCACCGACGGCGGGAACGTCTCCCAGCGTGACCTGTCCCGCACCGAGACCAGCTCCGACCTGGCCGCCCCGCGCGGCTACCGGGTGGTCGCCGAGGAACAGTTCCGGGCGTACCGGGAAACCGGCACGCTGCCCGACGGACCCGCCGGAACGGACGGCCCCGCGCCGGAGCCGGAGCCGGCCGGCGGCCGCCGCGGTGTGGACAGCTCCCCGGACACCGACGCCGGCCCGCGTTCCACCGACCGCGACAGCTGA
- a CDS encoding FAD-dependent oxidoreductase has product MRTAVVVGAGIGGLAVAGALARSGWQVTLLEQADRVRPEPTAVVLWPNGVRALRALGLGAGLDAVATPLPDGGIRRPDGHWLVQPRATPPERTPVVVHQEDLHDAFVAGLGDRVDLRTGVTVRTVRTGGNGRPWVGDGHQQHEADLIVAADGVESVIRRQLAPEAGVVASGSATWRAVIPWYRAPRIPADQPLGGEILGAGYRFVSASLGDRGSAGGTARGGVYWVATAAGAPRPEPAETQLGLLRRWFAGWPAPVDALLAATEPADLVQQEVRELRPLPRQYAFRSGPGGVVLLGDAAHAMPPHLGQGACLAFEDAATLQSLLREARLPDAVTGYDRTRRPRVAAVVRQTRRMSAVLQTRGRLALRARDAALGPITTRLLGSAASSAAQWRPPASSA; this is encoded by the coding sequence GTGCGGACCGCCGTGGTGGTGGGTGCCGGCATCGGCGGCCTGGCGGTCGCCGGTGCGCTGGCCCGCTCCGGCTGGCAGGTCACCCTCCTGGAACAGGCCGACCGGGTACGCCCCGAGCCGACCGCCGTGGTGCTCTGGCCCAACGGTGTCCGGGCGCTGCGCGCGCTCGGCCTCGGTGCCGGCCTCGACGCGGTCGCCACCCCGCTGCCCGACGGGGGCATCCGCCGCCCCGACGGGCACTGGCTGGTGCAACCCCGAGCCACCCCGCCGGAGCGGACACCGGTCGTGGTGCACCAGGAGGACCTGCACGACGCCTTCGTCGCCGGCCTCGGCGACCGGGTCGACCTGCGCACCGGGGTGACCGTGCGCACCGTGCGCACTGGCGGGAACGGGCGTCCCTGGGTCGGTGACGGTCACCAGCAGCACGAGGCGGACCTGATCGTCGCGGCGGACGGCGTGGAGAGCGTGATCCGCCGCCAGCTCGCCCCCGAGGCCGGGGTGGTCGCCTCCGGCAGCGCCACCTGGCGGGCGGTGATCCCGTGGTACCGCGCGCCCCGCATCCCCGCCGACCAGCCGCTGGGCGGGGAGATCCTCGGGGCGGGCTACCGCTTCGTCTCCGCCTCGCTGGGGGACCGGGGCTCCGCCGGGGGGACCGCCCGGGGCGGGGTCTACTGGGTGGCCACCGCGGCTGGCGCGCCCCGTCCGGAACCGGCGGAGACGCAGCTCGGCCTGCTCCGCCGCTGGTTCGCCGGCTGGCCCGCGCCGGTCGACGCGCTGCTCGCCGCCACCGAGCCCGCCGACCTGGTGCAGCAGGAGGTCCGCGAGCTGCGTCCGCTGCCCCGCCAGTACGCCTTCCGGTCGGGGCCCGGCGGGGTGGTGCTGCTCGGCGACGCCGCGCACGCCATGCCCCCGCACCTCGGGCAGGGTGCCTGCCTGGCCTTCGAGGACGCGGCGACCCTCCAGTCCCTGCTCCGCGAGGCCCGGCTGCCCGACGCCGTCACCGGGTACGACCGGACCCGTCGGCCGCGCGTGGCCGCCGTGGTCCGGCAGACCCGCCGGATGTCGGCGGTGCTCCAGACCCGGGGGCGTCTCGCGCTCCGGGCCCGGGACGCCGCGCTCGGCCCGATCACCACCCGCCTGCTGGGCAGCGCCGCCTCGTCGGCCGCCCAGTGGCGTCCGCCCGCGTCGTCCGCCTGA
- a CDS encoding GNAT family N-acetyltransferase has protein sequence MDHVPVGLFDRLERFYDAVPRDAARVESFGALVLFVREGGGWPFYARPRLDATRAPSVADIDDVRARQRELGLPEAFEWVHETTPDLLAVARSAGLAVLEAPLLVLDPAACPDPAGLTDVPVRLLDPAAPDFAAQVAIRRAVAAVGFSTPGTGAGDAGPRERDAAVEELDLAAVEEETTRTADGRRVSALAGTPEEGVLACGMAMRVDDVAEIAGVATLPVARGRGLGAAVTATLARALRDAGTDLVFLSAGSEEIARVYVRVGFRRVGTACIAEPAPVLP, from the coding sequence GTGGATCACGTACCCGTTGGGCTGTTCGACCGCTTGGAACGCTTCTACGACGCCGTGCCCCGTGACGCGGCCCGTGTCGAGTCCTTCGGCGCGCTGGTGCTTTTCGTCCGGGAAGGTGGCGGATGGCCGTTTTACGCGCGACCCCGGCTCGACGCCACCCGAGCACCGTCGGTCGCCGACATCGACGACGTCCGGGCGCGGCAGCGCGAACTGGGGCTGCCGGAGGCGTTCGAGTGGGTCCACGAGACGACCCCGGACCTGCTGGCCGTGGCCCGTTCGGCGGGACTGGCCGTGCTGGAGGCCCCGCTGCTGGTCCTCGATCCGGCGGCGTGTCCCGACCCGGCCGGGCTCACCGACGTACCGGTCCGGCTGCTGGATCCGGCGGCGCCGGACTTCGCCGCGCAGGTGGCCATCCGGCGGGCGGTGGCCGCGGTCGGTTTCAGCACGCCCGGCACCGGCGCGGGCGACGCCGGCCCGCGCGAGCGGGATGCCGCCGTCGAGGAACTGGATCTCGCGGCGGTCGAGGAGGAGACCACCCGCACCGCCGACGGGCGGCGCGTCTCGGCCCTCGCCGGTACGCCCGAGGAGGGGGTGCTGGCCTGCGGAATGGCGATGCGCGTCGACGACGTGGCCGAAATCGCCGGGGTGGCCACCCTGCCGGTCGCCCGGGGTCGGGGCCTCGGCGCGGCGGTGACCGCCACCCTGGCCCGCGCGCTGCGGGACGCCGGCACCGACCTGGTCTTCCTCTCCGCCGGCAGCGAGGAGATCGCCCGGGTGTACGTCCGGGTCGGTTTCCGCCGGGTCGGCACCGCCTGCATCGCCGAGCCTGCCCCCGTGCTGCCCTGA